The nucleotide window AATTGTATAGCTGAGTCTAATTGGTTTAGGTCGGTTAAGCTTGTAATCAATTAGAACCGGCTCTCTCTCTCGAGTTAGTTAGTCTCAAGCGTGTGGTTGTACACGTGTGACGGTTAGCCTAGGATAAGACTACTCTGAGCTGATAAGATTCTGTTAGATCAGCACTCAGAGCTATCGTagagtaagagagagagaagcgaGGGGATTGAGGTGTAAAAGACGGTGGCTCGGCTTGTGAGCTCATCCGTTGAAGGCATAGTAGATTGCCGGTTCAATCCTGGCCCCGGTGAAGTATAGCGGCCATTCCTCTTTAACGGAGTGGTGCGGTGAACACCGGGTGAACACTTGTGTGTGCTCCTGAGTTTACGAGATAACGATCGAGTGGAAGAGAGATTGATCTTCACAATCTGTCCCTGGAAAAAGGCCGGTGAGATTGTCAcgatatgatgatgatgatgatgatgataaaagAGTTTCATACAACTCATGATTAAAGAACCAAGCAGATTGAGAAAGTTATGGAGAGTGAATGATTCGAATATATTTATGGTAACATAATTACATAAGCCATTCATTGTTTACTCCATATACATGGAATATTTGACTCAGTAATTTCAAAGTCTTGAGTAAAAAGGTTTAATATTGATCGTTAGAGTAACTGTGGCAGATATAAAATATTGATCCAGTGGACTAAACCAGTCAAATGGCTTTAGTTAACTAGCCGGTCAAAAATACAGACTCATCAGTTTTGAAAATCCAGTATTAAACGAAACTGATGAGATTCATGAATTTGTAATTAATTTGGcaaattaaattgaaatttatGTGGTATTATCACCATCACCATTACTTGATGTTTTTCGTAAATGTAAGAGAGAAGTAAACAagttggttatatatatatttttggtcaaCGTATGAATGTTATAAAGTTGACATAGATTTGAATGTGCATCATATGCATTATGCATAGATCTCGGTTTAATGAACAActgattatatatttacttggAACAAGaagatatcttatatattaaaacagaagtcacaacattgattcatgtgtgattttttttaaaatggacctaatggacctattcataaaaattcatagtacattttaatttagactaataataaatagaatttttaaaatattttaataataatatcttttgatatcttttcattttaaatataaatatatttattttcaaagtctaacaaatctgtttgaaaagatttttacaagatcttcattttcaaaattatatttaaatattttcactaatttcaaaattagtttaaaatattattatacattaatatattcagttatataaaatgaaaaataaaaaaatctataatattttatttattatataatcataatcaatcatattaaaataaaattattatattgagctaaatataataaaattgtattaaatttatatatttatatattttattttcgtaattataaaatattcatgttcaaaaataaaatctaatatgttggtaagatgggttaacattatcaaactataaaatatatgtataaaaattaacatgtatttctataaagttaataatataaaatctttgtaactactttaatcataatatattttcattttaaatataatatatatttatatattatattttaaaaattctaataaatctgtgtaaaaatatttaaacaataacttaatgtattttaagttatcgtttagaaatgaaagaaaataaattatatcatattctatctacttttatagtcatgatcatgttaaaatataattattatactaaaataaatatgataaattatattcaatcgataaatttataaatgttattttcataaatagaaactatttatttaaactataatatgatgatagaacggtttaaaattaacaaactatataatacatgtctaaaaattaacatatcttacagttttatatatacaataataaattatctaaaataaataagcataaaaatattggtaaaaagaaatccagttttgaaattcGGGTCAAAATTTAtcctaaattaaatacaaaatatttttaaaatatattttctcatgaatatattaatttgcttaataactaaatgcaaatacaataagataaatatataataagaagtggaaaatacataaggtttaaacaattaattaattataacatgtaaattataaaattattgtatttgaaatagttatataaatatttaagtatatgattaacattaaaaatatataccacttatgttttACAACAataatttatctataaaaaagtgaaagcaaacacccgtgcggttgcacgggtcaaaatctagtcaatattattaaaacatgatCACTCTTATCTATTAACCTTATATTACCATGGTATATTACAAAAATTGCCACTGGTTTTTCAAACAGAATTTTGCCCTTCATTAAGGGTAAAATGGTCAATCGTATTTTGGTCCCCCATCTCACGATCCCCACGATTAAATTATCTCATACAGATTTTTATGCATCTTTTATCTCTTCCCagtaaatctttttattttaaaacaaatcctCCTACTTCTCTTTCGATTCATCTGCTTATATCGCCTATTTCAAGAACCAAGCAAAGATGCTTGACGGGAAACGTTGAAAatctttttataatatttgtttttgtgttAATTCGATGAATTGCATCTGTTGATTTTGACACAAACTTAAGAACTGcaaaaagaaaatgatgaaAGGATTAAAAATCCGAAAGGTTAAGAAAACTTTAAATAATCTTAATTTTTTCACAAAATATGATGATTAAGGCTGGGTCCATCACTTATTTGTTAAATCCAATCAAAAATGAGATGTTAAAACCATCAGACTCGTATAAACCTGTTAGCGTTTTCTTCTTCAGGTTGAAAACGGGGACAAAACTGTAATTTACCACTCATTAAGCCAAACTCGAAGAAGTAATAAAATAGGGCCAGCAATTATTCGAGCCAGTTATTACTTCAAGCCATTAAAACCCGGCTCAAACCATCAGCCCACTATCAAGCTTTATAAAATTCGATACGAAATAATGTAACATCTATATTTGAACACATAATCAGTACATATAATTTGATTGATAGTGGTCATTGCCCTCTTTATTCGGTAACCATGATTAAAAATTGGTCATGGGCTTTGATTTTGtcaatacaataaaaaaaaactgttaaatTACTATGAGCCTTTTTAATGGTTGGttttcaaaataacaattaaaattgagattgattgCCTAAATGACCTTTAATTAGATAAgattaaatctatttttaataaaagtaggaactataattttattttttttgtttacaataTTAATAGCATTGTTACAACTAAATCTGAACCATACTAGGTACGGATCACCTAATTTACCGGTTCGACCACGGGTCTAGATCAAATACAAAAACATTggtaaaaactattaaaatccctgcaaatatatattattgattTAGTCTAAAATATACCAAGTAAATCTTATGTCTCATCAAttcaacaaatttaatttttataaaatacataagaaatataaaatgatGTTGTGAGATAATaatatacatacaaaatctcaaataaaaaattgataaattatgtaattttaaagaaaaaatatactcACCTTTTTAaagggcgggtcagaatctattaagatttaaaaagaaagaaaaagagagaagagaaggagaGAGTGAAAGTAACTCGTGTTTCCAAGTTTCTAGTTTCTGTTGGCTGACCTTGTTCCCATTTTCCTttgttatataaaaaaagaaaagaaattaaactatcgtgagaaggaaggaaggaaggaggGTGGAATCAGAGAGTCGGATAGAGAGAATCTCGAACGACCTCACCTTCTCACCACACCTGCCtgggtttctctctctcttttttattttattttattttaattaattggtTGAATATGTCAAAAGTCAAATTGAAGCTGTATGTATGATTGATCTCGATCATACGAAATGGGGGAGTTGGAATCTGAGCAGAAGTCCTAAATAAGTGTTGTTAATGTGTCTAGTTGCTGCTAGGTTTGGTGTGGAGACGaacaacaaataaataaagaaaatttaatctCTAATTTGTTTGTTGTGGTTAGAAGAAGCATCAAAATCAAgttggttcttcttcttctttcgtCTCTCAAACTATCAGTTTGCTGGGCTCTCACTTTCGTTCCGATTTCGGTTGGTTTGACTTCACTTGAAGCAACTTcccttttttttctctctctctctctgttctttttatgatatatatgcatttttgattgtaattttttttaaaaaaaatcatcatcatTGCCATATGAAGAAGTCGAATATGGGATTAGGGTTTCTGTTGAGCTTATTATCGATTCTGGTTACGCAACAAGCCAATGGACTCAGACCCATCAGAGACACCTCTCGATCCTCCTGGGGCGATCAGgtttctccttttcttttctttctttttttttttttgtataaaagcTTATAGTCTTATGAGTTGCTTGACTTGAATCCCGATCCTCATATATGATTGATTTCATCACATATTTTCTGATTTGTGGTTTGGTAATGATATATATGTTGCAAGTGGCTCTTTGGTAAAAAAGAAGTAAGCAGCGGACCATTTTCCCCTTGGAATATAACAGGAACTTACAGAGGTTTTGCTTTCTGCTTTCCCacaacacttcttcttcttcttcttcgtattTTGTAATCACCAATCTCTCATATGTGCAGGCACCTGGAAGTTTCAAGATACTGTAAATAGCTCTTCCAAGTTCCCTGACTTCCGTAATCAAAATGGCAACTCTGTCATCGAGTTAGTCACTAGTCCTACTAAGATTACTGGTGTCCACTATGTTCAGGTCActacttcttctttcttctttttatatatatcagtTATTAACTTTGAGCGGGGACAGGGTGCTGTTGTTTTCCATGACGTTTTTGACAATGAACACAATGTTGGCGGTGCCCAAATTAAAGTCGAAGGTGTTTATATCTGGCCCTTCCGTCAGCTCCGTCTTGTTGCTAACAGGTCTCTTCCTATAACATCTGTATTTGATTACTCTAAttgcgattttttttttaaagattctatATCAACAACGTTTTGTACATTTCAGCGGAAAGAATGGTGATTCAGGCCTCGAAGACGATTATCTTCTCTCCAACCCCTATCATCTGGTAAATTAATCATCCACTTTCCCACCTGATTCCTTTGTTTATCTTTATTCATATATATCTCTGGCGAGCTTACTAGTTGTGTTGGTCGTACAGCTCGGCATTTTTTCCTCTCAAGTACTTCAAGAATCTCCAAGAGACAGAATAATGTCGAAACAAAAGGCTTGTGAGTAGTAGCAACTAACTGTGTATCCATCTCATATGTGCTACATCTCTCACCTTCGAATTGTCATTGTGTTTTTTCCAGCTCCAATACATGAGAtggagaagcattgtaatatcGAAATAGCAGCTCAGATATCCCGAGCCTCTTCTACTCAAAACAGTATGTTGTATGCTCTACTTTAGACAATGAAATGATGATGCTGCCTGCTGAGTTCTTGCCTTCTTGGTTAAATTTAGAAGTTTACTTAAATTTTGTTTAGGTGGGGACAAAGATTATTTTCACATTGAAGGATTGATGGAAAGTCCTGCAGTAGATGACGACGGAGATTGTTTCTCCCCCTTGTTGCTCAATGCAACCTCAATCAACGTTGAAGTCTACTACAACAAAGCTGTCAACTATACACTGATGGTCACTTTTGTATCCTTTTGTCCAATCCATCACAGAATGACAAACACCGTAGCAGTTTTAGTGGGTTCCTTGACTTGTTATTGTTCTTAGGTCTCCTTCCTCCAGGTTCTTTTGTTGATCCGGCAAATGGAGCACAGTAACACACAATCTGTAAGATTCTCATGTTTGTTAACTTGATCTGATCCAATTTTAAAGGAAGATAATGATGCCTAACACACACTGGGATAACTCTTCTTGAATACAAGGGTGCTGCAAAGGTCTCCATCGTAATGATCGGGCAGCAAGCCATCATGGATTCTTATCTATGCCTTTTACATCTTACAGCCGGGATATTAGTTGGTACgtacgtgtatatatatatcaatgaaACCTTTTCATACTTTTCTTAGTCATCCTGTAAGACAAAGACTTCACTCACTTCTTCGTATGCAGAATCATTATTTAACGCGTTTGCAACAGCAGCGTTCTTCAAATTCGTAGTGTTCTCGATATTTGAGATGAGATATCTTCTGGCCATATGGAAAGCAACCAGGCCTTCAAACAGCGGTGAGGGCTGGGAGACAATGAGGCGTGAGCTCTCCTTTCTCTACAGCCGTTTCTGTAAGTATTTTAGTTTATTGTCTTTCATTTTTGTTCATCAAGTAAATGCTTCGGATTCTCACAGAATGTTTGATGTTTCTCTCATTGTAACAGATGGAATCCTTCTTGGAGGCATATTGATAATGTATGAGCTCCACAACTACATGCGGTGGATCCTCCTTCTCATGTACTCGTTTTGGATTCCGCAGATAGTTGCAAACGTTGTTCGTGATTCTAGAAAGCCTCTGCACCCTTATTATATCTTGGGGATGACGGTTACACGGCTTGCCATACCGTTGTATGTATTTGGATGCCCCAAGAACTTCATGCGTGTAGAGCCCAGCAATGCCTGGTGTGTAGGCCTGTGCGCATTCACCGGGTTTCAAGCTgccgttcttcttcttcagcattATTTTGGGTCCCGTTGCTTTGTTCCACGGAAGGTGTGTTGGTGATTCTGATATCTTCTTTTTTACTTGATCAATAGTAAGTTTcttcgagttttttttttactaataaatCAAGAGCTCATGTGTGTTTGCTTGGCAGATGCTACCTGATAAATACAACTACTACAGAAGATTAGATCATGATGTAAACAGAAGCAGGGACTGCGTGATATGCATGGCCACAATTGATCTCAGGAGGCGCACCAATGATTGCATGGTAACGCCGTGTGAGCATTTATTCCACTCGGGATGCTTACAGAGATGGATGGACATAAAGATGGAGTGCCCAACATGTCGTCGCACACTTCCTCCAGCTTAACACTTAAGAGGATCATCTCTGCTTCGGTTTCCCTAGGGAGTCATCTATTAACTTCACCCACATTAATTGCAGGTAACAGTTGAAATCTCAGAGCTATTGGTTCTGTGGATTGACTAATCTGGTTTGTTTTGTTCATGTCTTTTTGGATGATGTCTCTGGAAACTGAAAGATGCATTTGGGGTGCTTCTTTGGTTTCAGGCTttgggaagagattagaagAATACAAAACAGGGATAGAATCTGTAGAAGACGTATTTTTGTAAGAATGAATTGTGTAATAATCTCCAATCCAATCTCTTTAGTGCAATATTCATTTGGCTCTTTTGGTCATTCTCTCAGCAAAACCCCTTGGACTCTTCAATATACAAACAATCATTTACCTCTTAACATCTTTTGAggtttaatattatttctaccAACACGGCATGATTAGTCTTGGCTCAAGCAACACCACCAAACCATGATCCAGCTTTGTCTAGGTTCTTGGCCTCTCTTGAGAGGAAGGTTCATTCAACTTTTGTTTGGAGAACCATATTGGATGAAAGTGGCTTAGGCAACACAAATTGCGGTTATAAACGTCTAATACAATCATTTAGGTTTTCAAATGGCCAAAGCAGATATAGTTTGGTTCAAAATATAGTCCAAGAAAATCATTTCAGCAGTATCTAGGGATACAAACACTATTAATCCAAAATTGTGATGTAGTTACCAAAAGTTTTAAGGAATTTCATGTCATtgctaaaaattaaaatttaatttctaaatgttattgttttttgctttaaaaaaaaaacgttattgtttttttgtcaatatAGTGTTGTGTATTCAAGTTTCGAAACAACCATGTAATTTTGTGCattaaagaaaataacaaaagagAATTAAAAATTCCAACTAGAGAAGGATAATTCAATGAAGActttaatataatttgaaaGAATAGAGAATTCAATACAATCCCCACTATTATTCTATTGtgaattttataaattctattaatTTCAGTAGCATTTAATTTACAGATTTCAAATATCCACTAAACTCCAATATTATTCAATCTTACAATGGcttttataatatttgaatTTCGATGGAATTTAATAGAATTCAGACGAGAAAAAGTAAATTCCAAAGTTTGAAGGTTTTTAGTTGTTATTTTGATGTAATTCACTGAATCTCATAAAATACTTTAAAACCTCTAACTTTATAAATTCAATCATCCAAACCCTCCTAAGAATAATTAATAGGATGTGAATTGAGTTGATCTCTATGGATTTCAAACAAAAGTTAAAGAAAAATTGAATGGGTAAACACTTTTTTCtacatgttatttttttttcttctaagaaAATTTTCATAGTTAGGAAAAATCCTATTTGGAGAAAATATTTGTTCTCGTTCATTTGATTACAAATTCGTTTATTTTAGCCCTTTAATTTGTACGAAATAATCTAGCTAGAGAGGTAAGAAAAGATCGGTACAAGTTCTGGTCGATAAAATTTAGTATATGCTTATAAAAATCAGTCAAAATTTACAATGTTTAGCAATTTTCCAAATTTAGATAGAACTCAGATTAGCAATAAAATTTAGTATATGCTTATAAAATAAGTCAAAATTTACAATGTTTAGCAATTTCATAAAAATCagtcaaaatttattttgacgTGTGTTTTAATTAAGATTTTTGTGAACATTATGAGCTTGAACTACACTCTTTATATTTGTTTTCAGCTCGATGGAGAGGTAAAGAAGCATGAGCTGCAAAAGCTGGTGGGTGTGTATTATGGAGACAACTTTGAGGACACTGTGGGGTGCACATGCACTCGGAAGTCGAAGTGCATGACGTCCAAGTGTCACTGCCTCTCGGCCAAGATCCGGTGCGGCGACTCATGTGGTTGCAAGGCCCCATATTGCGCGAACCAAAAGCTGCCAGAGACACTGGAGGAGCACGACGAGGTGGTGGTTAACGTTCAAGTAGGCGCAGCAGTTCAAACCCTTAGGGTTCCTCTCAGAGCTGCTAGGGAGTGAACGGAGCATGCTTGTGATTACTCTATTGAAAATAAGCTTTTTTAACATATTGATTGACCTTGATTTAAATATGTAATCCTAGTatgttttttttgctaagaatgcTAATATCAAAGATGCAACATGATTTTTCTGATATATAAGATAACACaaactcttctttttctttctctatgtaaacaaaaaacataagatcatgaaagaaattttgaaaacacACAATTCAAAAGGTCTGTGAGATAACAAACTAAATtccacattggagaattagacaaagagtgtctaatatataaagagatgtccaactctaatagtacgaggccttttgggatggaaaccaaaagtaaatccatgcgggcttgccaattaggtccaaagtggacaatatcgtactaatcggagaatatagagttggacacgggatttcactatcccaacaattggtatcagagcggttgacgagaaatctgcaagaaagaCCGAAATACCCTTTGAATGATGAATGAGTGATGAATGGGTATCCTATGAGTTAGGAATGAGAGGTATGTAGCAGATATCGAGTCAGAAGATTCTGGAGATCAGTTGTGAGACacgagatgaatgtgatccttagtttgagggggagaatgtgagataacaaactaaatctcacattggagaattaaacaaagagtgtctaatatataaagagatgtccaactctaatagtacgatgccttttgggatggaaaccaaaaataaattcaTGCGGGCATGCCAATTAggtccaaagtggacaatatcgtactaatcggataatatagagttggacacgggatttcacTATCCCAACAAGGTCACATTGCGCATTTTGGTTTAAAGAAGGATTCTTGACTGACCTTAGTCACTCGAAGTATTGTGCTGCTGCTTGAAATGGTATGCTGTGTAGTGTGTACCATCATGATAAACAGAGGAGAGTGTAATGTCTTTTCCACGTGGAgcagaagaaaataaattttgaaattaaacgGGAAAGaaaaggaaggaaggaaggtgAAAGTCAATAATAACAAAGAGCGAGGAAAAGAAAATAACCAAAGATACTGTAGCAAATTAATGCCAGTAAAAAGAGGCCCACTCACGGCAAGGGACAGagttttaaaaaaggaaaagcgATTTCCGGTGGAGAGccaaaaaaagattgaaaataATAATGGATCTTTATggtattattattgttttgagTTTAAGCAGTCCTAAATGGTGAAAGTGGCTTAGGCAACACAAATTGCAGTTATAAACGTCTGATGGAATCATTTGGGATTTTTAGTTGCCAAAACAGAATACAGTTGAGTATTTCAAGATGAATATAGATAATTAGCTTCATCTTGAGGCTTGAGCGTCATATTTTTCTCTTATGATATCAAAACACATTTTAAAGTTAGTTGTTGAACCTTAACTCGTGGAAATTTTGGTTCCAAATTGGTGTCAAAACGTATTTGAAAATGAACTGAACCCGTCAAATTCCCGGTTCACTACTGGGTTTGGTTTAACTTACCAACAAGGCCAGGCCCAAGTACAAACTCTACAACAATATCGATCGCCGATTGATTTATCAGTTTTAGGCACGTGGTTTTTGTTTGGGTTAAGCTGTTAGGTCTCACCA belongs to Brassica rapa cultivar Chiifu-401-42 chromosome A07, CAAS_Brap_v3.01, whole genome shotgun sequence and includes:
- the LOC103828154 gene encoding transmembrane E3 ubiquitin-protein ligase FLY2 isoform X3, whose amino-acid sequence is MKKSNMGLGFLLSLLSILVTQQANGLRPIRDTSRSSWGDQWLFGKKEVSSGPFSPWNITGTYRGTWKFQDTVNSSSKFPDFRNQNGNSVIELVTSPTKITGVHYVQGAVVFHDVFDNEHNVGGAQIKVEGVYIWPFRQLRLVANSGKNGDSGLEDDYLLSNPYHLLGIFSSQVLQESPRDRIMSKQKASPIHEMEKHCNIEIAAQISRASSTQNSGDKDYFHIEGLMESPAVDDDGDCFSPLLLNATSINVEVYYNKAVNYTLMVTFVSFLQVLLLIRQMEHSNTQSGAAKVSIVMIGQQAIMDSYLCLLHLTAGILVESLFNAFATAAFFKFVVFSIFEMRYLLAIWKATRPSNSGEGWETMRRELSFLYSRFYGILLGGILIMYELHNYMRWILLLMYSFWIPQIVANVVRDSRKPLHPYYILGMTVTRLAIPLYVFGCPKNFMRVEPSNAWCVGLCAFTGFQAAVLLLQHYFGSRCFVPRKVCW
- the LOC103828154 gene encoding transmembrane E3 ubiquitin-protein ligase FLY2 isoform X1 produces the protein MKKSNMGLGFLLSLLSILVTQQANGLRPIRDTSRSSWGDQWLFGKKEVSSGPFSPWNITGTYRGTWKFQDTVNSSSKFPDFRNQNGNSVIELVTSPTKITGVHYVQGAVVFHDVFDNEHNVGGAQIKVEGVYIWPFRQLRLVANSGKNGDSGLEDDYLLSNPYHLLGIFSSQVLQESPRDRIMSKQKASPIHEMEKHCNIEIAAQISRASSTQNSGDKDYFHIEGLMESPAVDDDGDCFSPLLLNATSINVEVYYNKAVNYTLMVTFVSFLQVLLLIRQMEHSNTQSGAAKVSIVMIGQQAIMDSYLCLLHLTAGILVESLFNAFATAAFFKFVVFSIFEMRYLLAIWKATRPSNSGEGWETMRRELSFLYSRFYGILLGGILIMYELHNYMRWILLLMYSFWIPQIVANVVRDSRKPLHPYYILGMTVTRLAIPLYVFGCPKNFMRVEPSNAWCVGLCAFTGFQAAVLLLQHYFGSRCFVPRKMLPDKYNYYRRLDHDVNRSRDCVICMATIDLRRRTNDCMVTPCEHLFHSGCLQRWMDIKMECPTCRRTLPPA
- the LOC103828154 gene encoding transmembrane E3 ubiquitin-protein ligase FLY2 isoform X2, which produces MGLGFLLSLLSILVTQQANGLRPIRDTSRSSWGDQWLFGKKEVSSGPFSPWNITGTYRGTWKFQDTVNSSSKFPDFRNQNGNSVIELVTSPTKITGVHYVQGAVVFHDVFDNEHNVGGAQIKVEGVYIWPFRQLRLVANSGKNGDSGLEDDYLLSNPYHLLGIFSSQVLQESPRDRIMSKQKASPIHEMEKHCNIEIAAQISRASSTQNSGDKDYFHIEGLMESPAVDDDGDCFSPLLLNATSINVEVYYNKAVNYTLMVTFVSFLQVLLLIRQMEHSNTQSGAAKVSIVMIGQQAIMDSYLCLLHLTAGILVESLFNAFATAAFFKFVVFSIFEMRYLLAIWKATRPSNSGEGWETMRRELSFLYSRFYGILLGGILIMYELHNYMRWILLLMYSFWIPQIVANVVRDSRKPLHPYYILGMTVTRLAIPLYVFGCPKNFMRVEPSNAWCVGLCAFTGFQAAVLLLQHYFGSRCFVPRKMLPDKYNYYRRLDHDVNRSRDCVICMATIDLRRRTNDCMVTPCEHLFHSGCLQRWMDIKMECPTCRRTLPPA